GTTTGTTATTTTATATAAGTAAAGAGTTCTGTTATAATATTCTTTAGCTTTCTCATAGTTTTCTTGATGATAAAGAATTCTGAACTTCATATAAAATAAGTCAGGTAGGTAACTCATATTATTTTCCATTATTGAGAATTGTATCCCCTTATTTACATATATAAGTGCTTTCTCTACTTCATCACAGGTTAATAAATGAGCACTTAAATTGCATAATACTACTTGATAAATTTTTTTAGAAAATTGAGAAGCTTGAAACATAGGAAATGGAGAATTTAGTACGTATCGTTCTAACATGATTAGTAGTTCCATAAGTATTTTAGTCCCTTTTTCATACTCATTTAATGCAAAGTAATTTTGGCTTGTACAATTTAATAGTACTATACCTATGTTCGAATACATTATATTAGAAAAATTATTTATGTTGAAATTTGGATTTTCTACATATAATCCCTTAAAGCAATATTCTAAAGAAGTTTTGTAATCCTCATTAAACAATGCAAAGTATAGTGCTTTTCCATAAAGTATATGCTGTAGATTTTCGCCTTTTTTAAAATCTTCAAGCTTTTCATATTTTTCTATTAATGTATTAAGTAATTGCAAATCACCATTTTCAATAGCAGAATTTATTGCATTAATACCTTCTAATCCAATAATTGAATTACTAGTAAAATACATTTTAAAATATTCATTTAAATCCATATTGAACTTAATGGACAATTGGATTAATAAAAAAAGAGAAGGTTCTGATAATCCCTTTTCTATTCTGTAGATTTGCTTAGAAGTACAAATATTTTCAGCGAGTTTTTCTCTTGATAAATTATGTTGCGTTCTCAAGTCTTGAAGAAAAGCTCCAAAGTGTTCGTAATTCATCATATACCCCCTAATGACTTCTTTGGAAATAATATACTAAATATTATTTTAAACTAATTCAAGAAATTTACAAGTGGACATAGATGTCCATACTTTATTTATATTACTGCCTATTCTAGGATTACTAATAAGTAACTACTGAAAATTGTTAGAATAATAAGCACGTTTGAGAAGCCTAAATAGTATAAAAACCGCTTAGTATGAAATCTAAGCGGCGGTTCATAAATAGTTAGTTCTCAGTGAAAATTTCAGGATATTCTATTCCAGCTGATTCTTCCAATTCAGTTAATTTATCGTCCTTGTTTGTTATTTTATAAAGATAGACGGTTCGGTTATAGTATTCTTTTGCTTCAGAGTAATTTTGTTCTTTGTATAAAATTTTAAATTTCATATAAGTTAAATCGGGCAGAAAGCGTAAATTATATTCTTTTATTGAGAACTGAAGGCCTTTCTCAACATAATGAAGTGCATCTTCTAAATCACCTTTATTCAATAAATGTGCACTGATATTATAAAGAACCCCTTGGTAAATTTTCTTAGAGAATTGAGGAGCTTGAAACATCGGGTAAGGGGCATTAAGTATATACGTTTCCAAAACTTCCAGTAACCCAAAAAGTACATTCATTCCAACAGTGAATTGGTTCATAGCAAAATAATTCTGACTAATACAAGTTATAAGCGTTATACCAACATTTGAATAAGTAAATTTACTTATATTATCTACACTAAAATTTGGACATTCTATCTGAATACCTTTATAACAGTATTCCAATGAAGTTTTATAATCTTTTTCTATTAAGGCCGAGCATAAGGCATTTCCATAGCAGATGCACTGTAGGTTTTCGCCTTTTTTGAAATCTTCTAGTTTTTCATATTTATCAATAAGAGACTTAAGCAATTGCACATCTTCTCTTTCAATAGCTGCGTTGATTGCATTGACACCCTCTAAACCAATGATGGAATTATTTGCGAAATAAGTTTTGAAATATTCGTTTAAATCCATATTAAATTTTATTGATAGCTGATTTATTAAATATAAAGATGGCTCATAGACTCCTTTTTCAATTCGATAGATTTGTTTTGGAGTACATATGTCTTTTGCTAATTGTTCTCTGGTCATATTTCGTGATATTCTTAATTCTTGTAGAAATTTTCCAAAATATTCGTTGTTCATTGCCATACCACCTAACTTGAATGGACGCAAGCGTCCATTTATTGATTAGAAAAAGGGTGCTATAATTTAAATACAAATTTGAAAGAAGAGGGCATGTAGTTGAAGAAATTTATTGTTAAATTTCGTTATTATCTAGCTTTACTTTTTATTATTACTACAATCTCAAGTGTTTCACCATTATTTTCACTAAACACCACTTCAGATGGGATATTTACAACTGCAAATGATGGGGGAAAATGGATGTTTGAGTATCGATAACATATTATAACATAATAAAGTACTAGTTTCAAATATGTTATAACAAATACTTTACAGAATTTTCTAGCACATCAAAGTACAACAGACATGTCCATATAAGGAACGGGAATTCATATCTTTTGCTCGCTTAGAAGCCTGAGTCAAGGGGTGTACATAGTAACTCTTAGTTAGGGTTTCCGGTAAATTTAATAATAAAATTTTATTAAAACTTTGAGGGGAGTTTACATAAAATTTTACCATAAGTAGTCCAAAGGATACTAGCAAAGCTGTTGAAAAGCAGTGACGCAAAGCTATAGGGTCTAAACCAATACGGTAAGGCAGCCAGTTGCTATATGGTTATGTCAGATTCTTGTACTGAAGGAGCTAGTAATTTCTGTACAGGTTGTGAAAAGTGAGGTTAGTTATGTACGAAGGAGAAGGCAGTTCTGCAATCAATACGAAGGATTATAATGCACTCGGTAAAATTTGTGAACGTTTTGACACAATTATTGAGCAGACAAATCTAATCATCTTTGACTTGAATTTAGAAGATGAAGAACTATACGTTTCGGACAACTTTTTAAAGCTGACAGGAATCGAATATAACAAAAAGGATATCTTAAAGCAAATGCTTGACCTTAAATATATTCATCCAGGGGATGTCAGCAAATACAAAGGTTATCTAAGGCGTGGGAAACAAGGACTG
The nucleotide sequence above comes from Anaerocolumna cellulosilytica. Encoded proteins:
- a CDS encoding helix-turn-helix domain-containing protein, whose translation is MNYEHFGAFLQDLRTQHNLSREKLAENICTSKQIYRIEKGLSEPSLFLLIQLSIKFNMDLNEYFKMYFTSNSIIGLEGINAINSAIENGDLQLLNTLIEKYEKLEDFKKGENLQHILYGKALYFALFNEDYKTSLEYCFKGLYVENPNFNINNFSNIMYSNIGIVLLNCTSQNYFALNEYEKGTKILMELLIMLERYVLNSPFPMFQASQFSKKIYQVVLCNLSAHLLTCDEVEKALIYVNKGIQFSIMENNMSYLPDLFYMKFRILYHQENYEKAKEYYNRTLYLYKITNKDNKLTETEKVVKSDYSKIFTE
- a CDS encoding helix-turn-helix transcriptional regulator → MNNEYFGKFLQELRISRNMTREQLAKDICTPKQIYRIEKGVYEPSLYLINQLSIKFNMDLNEYFKTYFANNSIIGLEGVNAINAAIEREDVQLLKSLIDKYEKLEDFKKGENLQCICYGNALCSALIEKDYKTSLEYCYKGIQIECPNFSVDNISKFTYSNVGITLITCISQNYFAMNQFTVGMNVLFGLLEVLETYILNAPYPMFQAPQFSKKIYQGVLYNISAHLLNKGDLEDALHYVEKGLQFSIKEYNLRFLPDLTYMKFKILYKEQNYSEAKEYYNRTVYLYKITNKDDKLTELEESAGIEYPEIFTEN